A DNA window from Pungitius pungitius chromosome 1, fPunPun2.1, whole genome shotgun sequence contains the following coding sequences:
- the LOC119223077 gene encoding solute carrier family 12 member 3-like: protein MGQLTSKLGGLVPSEPRNGNFQVPPTIVVPDMDSSASERQNSKTQLRRSSVYSTIDLVPQPHHYDIALTNHQIKSRPSLEVLRSSYGGDMAVTDKELGDVSAPDIEQEGSEPQGKQPIRFGWVTGVTIRSMLNIWGVILFIRLTWITSRAGILLTWLILAMSVVVTSVTALSISAIATNGKVVSGGTYFVISRSLGPEIGAPIGLMYSFGNALASALNTMGFSEVVRDLLKDFGIVMVDSANDARIIGVITETVLLCIAIAGMEWESKAQYLFFLALMLSFVNYLVGTVIPPTIEKQAQGIFGYSGDIFVANLTPDWRGTNFFQLFAIFFPACTGILSGVNICGDLKDPATAIPKGTFMAIFWTTLSYVVIPVTAGACMLRDASGNISDMMTGNNTAGCVGLGCAHGWNFTTCTELQNCKYGLSPSSKTMGQLSAYYYIIHAGIYAASLSSALGFLVSGPKIFQCLCRDNIYPYIGFFAKGYGKNDEPLRAYLLCYVIAQILILIGQLNTTAALLSNFFLCSYALINFSCFYASTVNSPGWRPLFRYYSKWTALFGAVISVVLMFLFTWWAALITFSIIFSLLVYVSFNKPTVNWGSSVQASTYNMALSSSVWLSGVEDHVKNFRPQCLVMTGPPNQRPALVDFVGSFTKKTCLMICGDVIMERDKQTRAANDTDMLLKWMNQRKVNSFYSSFPADSVRVGAKHLLQASGLGKLKPNTMVLGFKTNWRESSPESIEDYINTIYDTFDANYCLCILRMMDGLDVSEQLDSEVNQAFEFDESVEDEDQKSPETESAPADALPGEEGVTQDKTVFQSDQGKKSIDIYWIADDGGLTLLVPYLLTRRKRWRRTRIRVFIVGDEQNMEESRKEMITLLNNFRLDCSNVTVITDSERCPTPKNLSRFVDSVAPFRLHGEQQEGDSVSGAKQSTPWKISDKEFEAFRFQSESIVRLNEIIRRNSQHAALVLVSLPVPHRDCSSALYMAWMDTLTCGLHCPVVLIRGNQQNVLTFYCQ from the exons ATGGGGCAGCTCACGTCTAAGCTCGGGGGGTTGGTCCCCAGTGAACCCAGGAATGGAAACTTCCAGGTCCCTCCAACCATTGTGGTACCAGACATGGATTCAAG TGCATCAGAGCGCCAGAACTCAAAAACGCAGCTGCGGAGGTCTTCCGTCTACAGCACGATCGACCTGGTGCCGCAGCCGCATCATTATGACATCGCACTGACAAACCATCAGATAAAGAGCCGTCCATCTCTTGAGGTTCTCCGCAGCTCATACGGG GGGGATATGGCGGTCACTGATAAAGAGTTGGGAGATGTCAGTGCTCCAGACATCGAACAGGAGGGCTCAGAACCTCAGGGGAAACAACCCATTAGGTTTGGCTGGGTGACGGGAGTCACG ATTCGTAGTATGCTGAACATTTGGGGAGTCATCCTGTTCATCCGGCTCACGTGGATCACATCCCGGGCCGGCATTT TGTTGACCTGGCTTATCCTCGCCATGTCCGTGGTGGTGACCTCAGTAACCGCCCTCTCCATCTCCGCCATCGCCACCAACGGGAAGGTGGTCTCGG GAGGGACGTATTTTGTGATCTCCCGCTCTTTGGGCCCTGAGATTGGTGCTCCAATCGGACTGATGTATTCCTTTGGCAACGCATTGGCCTCTGCGCTCAACACCATGGGCTTCTCAGAGGTGGTCCGCGATTTGCTGAAG GACTTCGGTATCGTCATGGTCGATTCAGCCAACGACGCCCGTATTATCGGCGTGATCACGGAGACCGTCCTTCTGTGCATTGCAATAGCCGGGATGGAGTGGGAGTCCAAG GCCCAGTATTTATTCTTCTTAGCTCTCATGCTATCCTTTGTCAACTACTTGGTGGGCACAGTCATACCCCCCACAATAGAGAAACAAGCCCAGGGCATCTTTGGGTACAGTG GTGATATCTTTGTGGCAAACCTAACACCAGACTGGAGAGGAACTAACTTTTTCCAGCTGTTTGCCATTTTCTTCCCTGCTTGCACTGGCATTCTGTCTGGGGTCAACATCTGCGGAGACCTCAAA GACCCTGCCACCGCCATCCCCAAAGGCACCTTCATGGCCATTTTCTGGACTACACTCAGCTACGTAGTTATCCCTGTGACCGCCG GGGCGTGCATGCTGCGCGACGCCTCCGGTAATATCAGTGACATGATGACGGGCAACAACACGGCTGGCTGTGTGGGTCTGGGCTGTGCCCACGGCTGGAACTTCACAACCTGCACTGAGTTACAAAACTGTAAATATGGCCTGAGCCCCAGTTCAAAG ACAATGGGCCAACTTTCAGCCTACTATTACATCATCCACGCGGGGATATACGCTGCCAGCCTGTCGTCCGCCCTCGGCTTCCTCGTCTCCGGCCCTAAAATCTTTCAG TGTCTATGCAGAGACAACATCTACCCATACATTGGATTCTTTGCAAAAGGTTACGGCAAAAATGATGAGCCCCTGCGGGCTTATTTGCTCTGCTACGTCATTGCTCAGATTTTAATTCTCATTG GTCAGCTGAACACCACCGCGGCCCTGCTCTCCAACTTCTTTCTGTGCTCCTACGCCCTCATCAACTTCAGCTGCTTTTACGCCTCCACTGTCAACTCCCCCG GTTGGAGGCCGTTGTTCCGCTACTACAGCAAATGGACGGCTTTGTTCGGAGCCGTGATCTCCGTGGTGCTGATGTTCCTGTTCACCTGGTGGGCGGCCCTCATCACCTTCAGCATCATCTTTTCCCTCTTAGTCTACGTCAGCTTCAACAAGCCCA CGGTGAACTGGGGATCGTCGGTGCAGGCGAGTACATACAACATGGCTCTGTCCAGCTCCGTCTGGTTGTCTGGTGTCGAGGATCACGTCAAGAACTTTAG ACCACAGTGCCTCGTCATGACCGGGCCACCGAACCAGCGGCCGGCTCTGGTTGACTTTGTTGGCTCCTTCACCAAAAAAACATGCCTCATGATCTGTGGAGACGTCATCATG GAACGGGACAAGCAAACTCGGGCGGCCAACGACACGGACATGTTGTTGAAGTGGATGAACCAGAGGAAGGTGAACTCCTTTTACAGCTCGTTCCCTGCCGACAGTGTCAGAGTGGGAGCTAAACACCTGCTGCAG GCTTCTGGTCTTGGCAAGCTGAAGCCCAACACTATGGTTCTGGGCTTCAAGACAAACTGGAGGGAGAGTTCACCTGAAAGCATTGAAGATTATATTAACACCATATA CGATACCTTTGACGCCAACTACTGCCTGTGCATCCTGAGGATGATGGACGGGCTGGATGTCTCTGAGCAGTTGGATTCTGAAG TCAACCAGGCCTTTGAGTTCGATGAATCTGTCGAAGACGAAGACCAGAAATCTCCAGAGACGGAATCCG cTCCGGCCGACGCCCTCCCCGGGGAAGAGGGCGTCACTCAGGACAAGACGGTGTTTCAGAGCGACCAGGGCAAGAAGAGCATCGACATCTACTGGATCGCCGACGACGGAG GTCTGACTCTGCTGGTTCCTTACCTGCTCACGAGGAGGAAGCGCTGGCGCCGCACTAGGATCCGGGTCTTCATCGTCGGAGACGAACAGAACATGGAGGAAAGCCGCAAAGA GATGATCACTCTGCTGAACAATTTCCGCCTGGATTGTTCCAACGTCACAGTCATAACGGACAGCGAGAGGTGTCCCACCCCCAAAAA CCTCAGCAGGTTCGTGGACAGTGTCGCCCCCTTCAGGCTGCACGGCGAACAGCAGGAAGGCGACTCGGTCAGCGGGGCGAAGCAAAGCACCCCGTGGAAAATATCAGACAAAGAGTTTGAGGCCTTCAGGTTTCAG TCCGAGAGTATAGTGAGGCTGAATGAAATCATCCGGAGGAACTCTCAGCATGCTGCCCTCGTCCTCGT GAGCCTTCCTGTGCCGCACAGAGACTGCTCCAGTGCTCTGTACATGGCCTGGATGGACACTCTGACCTGCGGCCTCCACTGCCCAGTGGTGCTGATACGAGGAAACCAGCAGAACGTGCTCACCTTCTACTGCCAATGA
- the ltb4r gene encoding leukotriene B4 receptor 1 codes for MASNITTSAPPPPPSMSVGAQVGIAILSLALVLGLPGNLFVVWSVFCRVKKRSVTCLLVLNLALADATVLLGAPLFLRYLAGGRGWEFGSAACKLVHYLSSVNMYVSIYLICLMSMDRWLAVTRPFVSQRMRTKQSLLALLLAVWVLAFVLSLPMPFYRSNLSKTLPNNLTLSFCIPYHWNSVAHRVFQYLFETIMGCVVPFSLINTCYSSVFCRLQSAKFQRRAQGSRLILLIIGAFALFWLPYHIVNIIEVVGLLQDSPTVIAAALRGRPNVTAFAYFSSAVNPILYVFAGSSHIRQAGLGFMGKLFDGTNSESRSNSTFSRSVRSSRSGSSPDEGTVLQALSTKLGKSFKGKQKSSSVAGKEDDEP; via the exons ATGGCGTCCAACATCACCACCTCcgccccgccgccccccccatccatgTCCGTCGGCGCCCAGGTGGGCATCGCCATCCTGTCCCTGGCGTTGGTGCTGGGTCTCCCCGGCAACCTCTTCGTGGTGTGGTCCGTGTTCTGCCGGGTGAAGAAGCGCTCGGTCACCTGCCTGCTGGTGCTCAATCTGGCTCTGGCTGACGCCACCGtgctgctcggcgcccccctttTTCTGCGCTACCTGGCCGGAGGCCGCGGCTGGGAGTTTGGCTCGGCGGCGTGCAAGCTGGTGCACTACCTGTCGAGCGTGAACATGTACGTGTCCATCTACCTGATCTGCCTGATGAGCATGGACCGCTGGCTGGCCGTGACGAGGCCCTTCGTGTCGCAGAGGATGAGGACCAAGCAGAGCctgctggctctgctgctggcgGTCTGGGTGCTGGCGTTCGTCCTGTCGCTGCCGATGCCTTTCTACCGCAG CAACCTGAGCAAAACACTGCCAAACAACCTCACTTTGAGCTTTTGCATACCGTACCACTGGAACAGCGTGGCCCACCGGGTCTTCCAGTACCTGTTTGAGACCATCATGGGCTGCGTGGTGCCGTTCTCCCTCATCAACACCTGCTACTCCTCCGTCTTCTGCCGCCTGCAAAGTGCCAAGTTCCAGCGGAGAGCACAGGGCAGCCGCCTCATCCTGCTGATCATCGGTGCCTTTGCCCTGTTCTGGCTGCCCTACCACATTGTCAACATCATAGAG GTGGTCGGCCTGTTGCAGGACAGCCCTACGGTGATCGCCGCCGCCCTCAGAGGTCGCCCCAACGTCACGGCCTTCGCCTACTTCAGCAGCGCCGTCAACCCCATCCTCTACGTGTTCGCCGGCAGCTCCCACATCCGCCAGGCCGGCCTTGGCTTCATGGGCAAGCTCTTCGACGGCACCAACTCGGAGAGCCGGAGCAACTCCACCTTCAGCCGCAGCGTCCGCAGCAGCCGCAGCGGCTCCTCGCCGGACGAGGGCACCGTCCTGCAGGCGCTGTCAACCAAACTGGGGAAGTCGTTCAAGGGCAAGCAGAAGAGCAGCAGCGTGGCGGGCAAAGAGGACGACGAGCCTTAG